GCGCGTTGTGGCTGCCGCGCAGCGTCTGGATCGGGGAAAGGTCGGCGATCTGCCGTGTCGCCCCACCCTCGGCCCGGATCAGGCGTGCGCCCTCGGCATAAATGCCGTCGGCCAGCACGTTTCGCTTGGAAATGCGCATGACCTTCGTGCCGGTCCGCTCGACGCCATCGGCAATCAATGCGCAATAGGTGTCATCGATGCCGACGACGGCCGTACCGCTGCCGGTGACCAGCCGTGCCTTGACGTCGGCATAGTGCTGCATCGAGCCGTGCCGGTCGAGGTGATCGGGCGTCAGGTTGATGAGGATGCCGACGGAGGGGTTCAGCGTCGGCGCGAGATCGATCTGGTAGGACGAGCACTCGACCACGTAGAAGCGGCCGGCCTTCGGCGGATCGAGCGTCAGCACGGCCGTTCCGATATTGCCGCCGAGCTGCGTGTCGCGGCCGCTCGACTTCAGGATATGGGCTATAAGCGCGGTGGTCGTCGACTTACCGTTCGTGCCGGTGATGGCGATGAAGGGGCAATCCGGTGCATGCGCGCGGCGCTCGCGCACGAAGAGTTCGACGTCGCCGACGATCTCGGCCCCGGCGGCGCGGGCAAGGTCCGCGCTCCAGTGGGGCTCCGGATGGGTGAGCGGCACGCCGGGCGACAGCACCAGCGCGTCGATGCTCTTCCAGTCGAGCGCGTGCAGGTCGCCGGTCCTGATACCGGCGGCGGAAGCGTTCTCCACGCTCGCCGGATTGTCGTCCCAGGCGATGACATCCGCGCCGCCGGCGGCGAGCGCCAGCGCGGTCGCAAGGCCCGAGCCGCCAAGCCCGAACAGCGCGACCGACTTGCCCTTGAATGTGGTGACGGGGATCATGACGCCCTACCGCAGCTTGAGCGTGGAAAGGCCGACCAGCGCCAGCACGACGGCGATGATCCAGAAGCGCACGACGACCTGGCTTTCCGTCCAGCCCTTCTTCTCGAAGTGGTGGTGGATGGGGGCCATCAGGAAGACGCGCTTGCCGGTGAGCTTGAACGAGGCGACCTGGATGATGACCGACAGCGTCTCCATGACGAAGAGGCCGCCGATGATCGCCATGACGATCTCGTGCTTCGTGGCGACGGCGACGGAGCCGATGAGGCCGCCGAGCGCCAGGGACCCGGTATCGCCCATGAAGATGGCGGCGGGCGGCGCGTTGAACCACAGGAAGCCGAGGCCGGCCCCGATGACCGCGCCGAGCACGACCGCCAGTTCACCCGTGCCGGGCACGAAATGGATCTGCAGGTAGTTCGAGAAGACCGCATTGCCGGCGAGATAGGCGATGAGGCCGAAGGCCGCCGCCGAGATCATCACCGGAACGGTGGCGAGACCGTCGAGGCCGTCCGTCAGGTTCACGGCATTGCCGGCCGCGACGATGACGAAGCCGCCGAACAGCACGAAGAAGATGCCGAGATTGACCAGCACGTCCTTGAAGAAGGGGAAGGTGATCGAGGAACCGAAGGTGGAGCCGGCGGCGCCTGCCGAAAGCGTGGCGCGCATCATGAAGAAGGTGGCGATGCCGGCGATCAGGAATTCGAGGCCGAGGCGCGCCTTGCCGGAAAAGCCCTTCTCCGTCTGCTTGGTGACCTTCAGGTAGTCGTCGTAGAAGCCG
This DNA window, taken from Shinella zoogloeoides, encodes the following:
- the murD gene encoding UDP-N-acetylmuramoyl-L-alanine--D-glutamate ligase, yielding MIPVTTFKGKSVALFGLGGSGLATALALAAGGADVIAWDDNPASVENASAAGIRTGDLHALDWKSIDALVLSPGVPLTHPEPHWSADLARAAGAEIVGDVELFVRERRAHAPDCPFIAITGTNGKSTTTALIAHILKSSGRDTQLGGNIGTAVLTLDPPKAGRFYVVECSSYQIDLAPTLNPSVGILINLTPDHLDRHGSMQHYADVKARLVTGSGTAVVGIDDTYCALIADGVERTGTKVMRISKRNVLADGIYAEGARLIRAEGGATRQIADLSPIQTLRGSHNAQNAAAAVAACLAVGLNEDEIRAGLASFPGLKHRMQPVGRKGDTLFVNDSKATNADAAAPALSSFERIYWIAGGVPKEGGISTLDGFFPKIAKAYLIGEAAPAFAETLGGAVPHEISVTLERAVEDAAADAGKDGSGPVAVLLSPACASFDQYKNFEVRGDAFVKHVAALPGVSMLVEV
- the mraY gene encoding phospho-N-acetylmuramoyl-pentapeptide-transferase; translated protein: MLLWLVELANTIQVFNLFRYITFRTGAALFTSATIVFLFGPMIISSLRIRQGKGQPIRADGPQTHFKKAGTPTMGGLMILAGIVGSALLWADLSNVYVVATLLVTLGFGAIGFYDDYLKVTKQTEKGFSGKARLGLEFLIAGIATFFMMRATLSAGAAGSTFGSSITFPFFKDVLVNLGIFFVLFGGFVIVAAGNAVNLTDGLDGLATVPVMISAAAFGLIAYLAGNAVFSNYLQIHFVPGTGELAVVLGAVIGAGLGFLWFNAPPAAIFMGDTGSLALGGLIGSVAVATKHEIVMAIIGGLFVMETLSVIIQVASFKLTGKRVFLMAPIHHHFEKKGWTESQVVVRFWIIAVVLALVGLSTLKLR